AGTAATAGAACAGCTCATGGATGACAGATCACTAGTATGTTTAAATACAGGAGAAGGTACTAGGTATAATGTAGCAGAAAATACGGTTTCAAGTATAGATCTAACACTAATATCAAATGGTATGGCTGACCTATGTGAATGGAAAGTAAATAGCGAGAACACAATTGGAAGTGAtcattttccaattatttgtaaaataaatattgataataATCCAGAatgtgttctacaaaagaaatgGTTGTATGAGAAGGCAGATTGGAATTCTTTTAGTAAGCATTGTGAAGAAAATAAAGATTTAGTGGTAAAAGATTCAGTAGAAACATTTTGTGAttcaattacaaatataataatggaAGCTGCAACATTATATATACCTCAAAGAAGGACaggtcagaaaaacaaaaatattccaTGGTGGAAGGAAGAGTGCAGTAATGcaattaaagaaagaaataaggcaTTTAAACATCTCAGGGAAAATATGAATATGAGTAATTTGTTGGAATATAAGAAAGCAAGAGCTAAAACAAGAAGAATAATTAAGAATGCTGAAGAAAGAAGGATGGAGAGAATTTTGTTCTACCATAGGAAAAGATACTCCTTTGGATAAAATATGGAATATGTTAAGGAATATGAGTGGGAAAGGAAGGAAGTCTACTCTAATACCAGTTTTAATTGAAGAAGGCAAAGTTGCAGTAATAGATATAGATAAAGCAAACATGTTAGGTAAGGTATTAGAAAGTGCACATAGAATAGATTTGGGAGAAGAATATGAGATAAGGAGAAAGGAAATTTTAGACAAAAATCCTGATATAATGAAGAAAAGAAATAGCAATAAAAGCTGTATGGATGTAGAGTTTTCACTTACAGAATTGAAAGTAGCTTTACATAAATGTGTCAATACTACTCCTGGGGTTGATAGAGTAAGCTATAATATGATAAAGCATCTGTcagataatatattattaaagatTCTTGagctatataataaaatatggatGGAAGGAATTATTCCAAAAATATGGAAGAAAGCTGTAGTAATTCCAATTTTAAAGCCAGGAAAAATCTCAGCTAACCCAGGAAGTTATCGTCCAATTGCTCTGACTTCaaatttatgtaaattaatggaAAAGATTATAGTTCATAGACTAACATATGATCTAGAGAAAAGGGTAAATTAAGTAAGTATCAATGTGGATTTAGAGGTAAAAGATCAACCATGGATGCAttaatcaaggtcagtaatgAAGTAGAGAAGACAATAGCTATGAAAGAGATTATGGCAGTAGTGTATTTTGATATAGAAAAAGCGTATGACACGGTATGGAGAGAAGGGTTGTTAATTAAAGCTTCAAGGATAGGAATAGATGGGAATATGTATAATTGGTTATCTCAATTTCTGTTTGAAAGAACATTTGTAGTTCAAGTGGGAGGGTGTCAATCTTTAATTTATAAAGCAGAAAATGGTATTCCTCAAGGGAGTGTTGTAAGTCCAATTCTTTTTAATATCATGATTAATGATATTTTTGACAATTTAGGATATGGTGTGGGATGTGCACTGTATGCTGATGATGGGGCTATTTGGAAGAGAGGAAGAAATTTCAAACAAGTGATGTCAGGTATGCAAACAGCTATTAAAAAGGTGGAAGAATGGAGTATAGAATGGAGTTTTAAAATGTCAACTAGTAAatcatgttatatgatattcagtagaaaaaaagattttaaggATAATGAATTACTATTGTATGGGAAACCTTTAGAAcaagttaaaacatttaaatatttaggaaTGTGGTTAGATGGGAGATACACTTGGAAAAAACATATTGAGGAAGTTGATAAAAAATGCAGGAGGATTTTAAATGTGATGAGGGCAATAGCTGGGAAAGAATGGGGAGCAGAAAGAGACTCAATGCTAACAATATATCAAGCCTTGATCAGATCTTCTATTGATTATGGATGCATAATTTATGGGGCAGCTTCAGAATCACTATTAAAAAGCCTAGATAGAATTCAATATAGAGCCCTTAGAATATGTTTAGGAGCAATTAAAACTACTCCAGTCAATGCATTATTAGTAGAAGCGAATGAAATGCCATTGAATTTAAGGAGAGAGAAACTGTCTTTGGTATTATGGACATCTTTAATGAGTTACACTGGAGGAAATATagctaaagatgttttaaataattgttgggaATATTTAAGTAGAATTGAGAGAGGATATGGATGGAAGATAAATCAGTTAACAGAGAAATATCAGATTGCAAATATTGAGTGTAGTGTGTCACCTGTATGGGGAGAGGTTCGAACTGGATTATTCCTGAGGTTAAAATTGATTTAGGAATATTAGATAAGAAATGGGAATGGGAGGAAATGGGTATAATTAAGTCTCAAGTTAATAAGTACATTAAGGAAAGATTTTATGCAAGTATGAACATTTATACTGATGGATCTAAAGATCCAAGAACAGGGATTACAGGAATAGGAGTGTATATTccagagttcagaatatcaatatcTAAACGATTAACTTCTAGATTGTCAATTTATACTGTTGAAATGGTCGCTATTATAATAGGACTAACATGGGTAGAGGAGGTTAGGCCTGACAGAATAGTGATATGCTCTGATTCTGCTTCTGTCTTAACATCACTACTTACTAATTGTACTTCTAGAGAAGATTTGATGTgctgaaatattttcattaatatggCTAATACAAAGGAAAGGAGTAGAAGTTGGATTCTGTTGGGTGCCAGCGCATGTAGGAGTAGCTGGTAATGAGTATGCTGATGAGTTagcaaaaaatgctttaaaagggAAGAAATAGATTTTAATGTTCCATTAAGTAAAAGTGAAGTTAAATCTATTATtaaggaaaatattattaaagaGTGGCAGGAAAAGTGGAATACAGATATTAAGGGACGAtacttatataatattaaaaaaatggtaGATACTAAGAAAAGCATAAATGGTAGAAATAGGAAAGAAGAGGTCATTATGACTAGGATGAGACTTGGTCATTCAAGATTGAATGCATCAGCTCTTTATAATTGGAGTTCATGAGTCAGGCTTATGTGAGAATTGTGGGGAGAAAGAGTCAGTGGAGCATGTGATATATGATTGTAAAAGGTATGAGGAGGAAAGGAAGGAATtgatatcatatttaaatgaaagaGGGAAGGTTAATAGGGATTTATCATATTTGTTAGGTTATGAGTTTAATAAGGATAGAGAAGGATATAGAATATtaatgaaatacatatataattctGGATTAAGTGAAAGGATTTAGTTTAGAATAAGGATGGTCTGTTTTGTCCCAGATTTTATAGTCCAGtttggaggagctgaacacgcagccaAGCGGACTATGGGAGATGGAATGAGATGGAGCATCAAATAAATAAGGATGATTATGTGAGAAAGAattaaaggaaataataataataataaggaaaaCCTGATTAAAAGAAATCATGACTGCATAACAGCAAAGGTAGCTggcgatatgcactaagaatgaAACGCGccaataaacaaaagaagaagaagaagaacttcTGAAGGCTGTACTCTGAAAAATCAGGTAAGTGTCATACTTAAGAACGTTGCTCAAAGTAGTTTTGTTGGTTTTCTAGAATATTTTCTGATAGTCTCCAGTGTGCTGTATGAGTCCAGATATATTACTTGTCCTGCTTGTTTTCAGATTAATCATGGAAGTGATTATAACTCTTCTGCTTCTCTTCAGTACATTTTCTCTGGGGAATACAGAAggtaacaatacatttatttagcaaTACAAAATGTCCTTTATTTTTTCAAAGCTAAATAAAATCAATTAACTTTTTTACACATGTATTTGGTCCTGTGGCAATGATTGGTGACTGTCTTGCATGTAGCTATGTGCAACAAAACATTGCAGTGTTTTCCACAATATACACGTCAAGTTCATGCAAAACTCATTCTGGACAACATCTTGGCTGTGAATATTACAAGAGCAACAAAGTGTGTTTTTACTGTGTAGTTGAAGACTGCCCCTTTGGATGGATACCTTTTGGCGAGAAATGCTACAAATTCTTCTCTCCGCAAGTTGACTGGATCACAGCGGAGGTGACTTGTTGGTTGCAGCAATATGAAGTTgatcatttgaataaaaatcctTGTTTGCTAAAAATGCTTCTATTAGGatttattgaaaatgaaatatttgtgcTTTCTGCTAGAATATTAGATTTTGCATTAACTGAACGTGTCTTTTTAGAAAAACTGTCAGAGCCTTGACGCAAATCTTGCACCTGTGCGAAGTCAAGTGGAAAACGAATTTCTGCTCAGTCTGATGCCTGTTTCTGCACGTTGTTGGGTTGGTGGTCATGATGGGGTAAAGGTAAGTAATTCTGCTTTTACAAGAGATGACAAACCGTTTTGTGATTCCTAACAAGACTTGTTTATCTGGCAGACTGAAATGTATGCTAAACTAAGGTTCTAATGAAGATTATTAAATGGACACTACTTTGAATGTGTTCGTGACCGAATAACCCTCTGAATGGAGTCCGTAAAATGGTACACTTAATCATTCTACACACATTAGGATGGACAATGGTTGTGGAGTGATGGGACCACCTTTGACTACACCAACTGGTGCTCTAATGAGCCTAGTGGAGGTACTGAGAACTGCTTGGAGATAAACTGGACCAGTAAGCATACAGTTTGGTTCCTTGAATCCTGACTATTCACAATACTATAATGTCCTATAATATGATTCATTTGTTGTCTGAAGTTCAACATTTCATGTTCTATGTCTGATATATGGGTGTACCCCATCTTGGTTGAGACCTAATGGTGATATTCATCTTACCAACAGATAAACGTTGCTGGAACGATCTACCCTTTTCAACTCCAATGGGCTATATTTGTGCTAAACGCGTGTGATCAGATGAAATTGTGCTTCAGAGGTACTTTTTGTCCTCCAGGCATGTAAATGTATTCTGATTTTGCCATCTCCAATCTCTTTCGGATTCATTATGAATTGAAATGTATCTTCTCTTCTGAATTGTATTAAATGTCTTTTGAAACcatcaaatcaataaaaacattgaatCAAACCCTGTTTCTTTTGAAGTTTaatcccaaaaatgtatttaatgcaatGTTAAAGCATGGAGTAGGTGACTATTAACAAGACCACACTCCACTTGATCATGAACCCACTTAAAGGGGAAATGGGAATTTATGCATGCTATAGTACATTTGATCTAGTTTCATATGCCAGTGGAAAATCAAAAAGTTCAGAACGAGAGACACTTGTCTGTATGCAGTCCTGACAAGTGATCTCAACAAAGCAAAACCGTGCCTGCCCACTTTCAGCTGTGTCCGTTCTGGGAGTGTTGACCTTTCCATAAAAACAAATCCTTTGGTAGGTTCTTAGCCATGAACCAACCAGCTTTTGAGGAATCGCAACattgcaaaatgtatttgaacatcGGACTGACAAGGGTACAACACCGTGCACTTGCATCTTTCATGGGGGCACGaattacaatcccatgaagcattgggaATCACTATTTGGTTAAAAGCTGAAGTTCAGAAACTTGGTTTTACGTTTGGAACCAACTTTCCGATATAGATGCGTCGTTCGACTGTGAAGGAAGTCTGTCACACCGAGTGCATCATGATTGTGGGTGGTCCCTCaaggatttgtttttattttttccctccAGCTTCCATGGCTGTAGTTCTCTGGACTTTTCACAGCTGTACCATGGatcatagttcaccaaaaattgcaggttttttttttttttttttaaaccatgcaGTTGTGATGACACTACTGGCTTCAACAGATTCGTTTACCATGGATTAACCTCAGAGGTCAAGGTGTTTCCTCAAGGTTTAGTTATTAAAATCCATTAGTCTACAGAAATTACAGAACACATTTGGTTTTAATTTCCAATAAATATATTTCACTTTGGTCTTTATCTTGAATCAAAATGTAGAACTTTTAGAATTAGAACAATACATTTTGTGGCTTTCAAACATTGTTTGGATGACCCCACCAAGACCACGTGagtagtaagtattatatacCTTGTGACAAATGATTTATGGCCTATGATTTATGAACTAATTGGTGTACATTTGTCAAATTTGATTCCtgtcaaagagaagaaaatgtgtttttaaacattaggttgtctaacacatctttagcattgtcactttaaagatgctgaacaaaactttaccataaactgtatttaacatttttatttcaacaaagatcattttaaatgaaatggcataCATTAATTGTAAAATGCAACACGAATCTTAAATTTTTCTGTTCAAAGTCCTTTTCACAACCTCATCCAATGATAATGGTGTAAGAAAgccaatgtttaacattaaccttgCAAACAGGATACGTTttctaaaaacaatatataattttaactatagCTTTAACAATCTTACATTTCTctgtttaaagtcctttcacgagcTCATCCAAAACGTCAATGGCGTAAGAGAAGTTGACAAGCCCCCTCGGGTGGGTGGAGTTTAACCCCGCGGTTAAGATTAGTTCACAACATCTTAGgacgcgtgtgtgtgtttttaaagtatttaaatgtttggCTGTAGCGCTAACAAAATGTCTTTTAACGTAacgttgaaaatgtgttttaaacaaaatgtatcaagttggCAAACACAAAGTCActctaaaaattataaaaaactttaacaacattcactagaaaatacagtattttagcaaaccggtttattttactaaaatgcaataatgttttttatatagatttctgacagtatatctttaatacaaaagtttgttacattaaTTATAACTATGAAATTCTAAAACAAAGACTATggttatgcagcaaaacacacattcagtttaaatatgaacaaatattttaacaaaaataaagttttgtgttttgagttATATTACTAACAACATGATAAAGCATTTCTCGTAATTTTAGatgtaactttaacacgtgttaTATTGCATTTTTCAGTTCAAAGTCCTTTCACGAGATTATCAAAATTTTCCAAAAAGACTTTAAAGTGATAAGGTATTTTTGATCTAgactttaatgcattttttttaatctagtttTTATAAGGTGATGAACCTTATCATGGGGATTTGTTGTGATAagcgttctcttacgagaggttctctcgtattgcgtaagctagcttacgctacgggaaagattcatcttttctgagatattgaagccaaaaaagtatccttaatttttgtatccattgtcaacgcagtgcggcagctgcagaccttgatcgggctagctagcgagctcataggttgctctgcggcaactgctgcagcctatagacgagcttgggcgaacttgcatccaatgagaggcgtccgcgcgctcactgcatcaaagcccgccaaaatgggcgtgacttgagtgcatataagcgtagttcgccgttcgaggggcatcaagcaagcgtggacagcgctagaagaagccggccgtctcatccaccttcagccatcctgcgagctacgccatccgacgacgtatccttttattcagcaagctagttctcacgaactattcacaaaagagtacgagcgtctttttcaagatgcctcgctccacttgcgcctcatgtcgcgcccttctcagcacaggagaccgccacatcatctgcgctctctgcctgggactggggcacgcagagctcgccctcactgagggcggatgcgatttctgtgaggagctaccgatgtcgaccctgcgggctcgactcgaagcgctcaaagcagaaaccgccgctccgccttaccttcagccgcgcaggaagaagcgctgctcacaaaggctgccggaaactgtggttgaagcgactgcctcgccgagcctctccctcgagcatcgcttcaccctccccgccccggacgccagcgagttgccgccgagcggccgcgactgctgccatctcggatgacgaggtggaggataagggccgctgttccatcatggcttcgacagcgaggagtggtcaggctcccaagcctcctcctcggcccaggaatccagcaggacccgcgccgagtcgaggggagttaacacgcttcctcacacaggccgccggccgcctcgggctcgagtggtcaccgcccctgagcaggcacccaacagactcgacggctgctttcttcaaagccatcgccgctctacacccgcgcccggccgctcccttcctgccggaattacacacagaGCTTGCAAAGTtgtggaacgctccttttcagccaggtcccgctcccacgcctccacctctctcgGCCGGTGGACGgtgccactgagagaggctactcctccatcccccggtcgaggactcggtagcagcacacctttgtccgccctcgcgagatggcgttccaagcctgtgctcccgtctaaggcctgcagagcgacttccgcctatgttggcgcgcctattccgtcgccggccaagccgcatctgctctgcactcaatggccgctttacagatcctacaagcagaccttcttcggagtgggatgagaaaggcagggacccagaggctgttactgatctactggcgtgacagacctcgcccttcaggctaccaaagctgcagcccaagctctagggaagtgcatggcctcgctgggattctacagcccttacttcattgtacccaagaaaggcgcggCTTacaaccaatcctggacttgcgaagtgttcaatcgggccttgttaaaactcccgctcaaaatgctcacgcagagaaatattctggctggcattcagcatctagattggttcgcagcggtagacctgaaggacgccgtacttccacgcctcaattctgccacgacaccgacccttcttacggttcgcgctcgacggccaggcgtttcagtacaaagtcctccccttcggcctgtctctgtccctcgcgatcttcacgaaagtcgcagaggcggcccttgccccgagtagccggcatccgtattctcaactacctcgacgactggctcatcctagcacactctcgagagttactatgcacacacagagaccaggtgctccggcacctcagccgcttgggtcttcaggtcaactgggaaaagagcaagctcactccggttcagagcatctcttttctcgggttggagttagactcagtctcaatgacagcatgcctcacgagcgagcatgctcagtcggtgctggactgcctcgcttccttcaagccaggcacagtggtccctttaaaacttttccagaggctcctggggaatatggcgtcctccgcggcggtcgcgccgttggggttgatgcatatgagaccactccagcactggctccagactcgagtcccgagacaagcatggcaccacggcacgcattgggtaaggatcacccccgcctgcctcaaaacactccgaccctggacagacctctgctttctacgggcaggagtgcccctgcagcaggtgtcccgacacgttctggtcacaaccgacgcctcccggtccaggtggggtgccgtgtgcagcgggcacgcagcagcgggctgttggaaaggggccccgctgcgttggcacatcaatttactggagttgttgaccatccttctttctctcaggaagttcctcccgttagttcgggacaaacatgtcctcgtgtgatcggacagcaccacggtggtggcgtacataaatcgccaaggcagcgtacgctcccgccacatgtcacaacttgcccgccatctcctcctatggagccagcagcgactcaagtcgctgcgtgccactcacatccccggcaagctcaacgtcgtagcggacgcgctatcacaacaacgcctgcccggcggggagtggaggcttcacccccagtcggtccagctgatttgggaacggtttggcaaggcccaggtagacctgttcgccgcccaggaaacctcccactgcccgctctggtacgccctaacagaggctccctcggacagacgcgctggcacacagctggccctcggggctgcgcaagcacgcatttccccagtgagccttcttgcaccggtgctgtgcaagaggacaggtcagggaggacgaggagcaagtcacgctggtggcccctactggcccactcggacttggttctcggaactcaggctcctcgtgacagctcctccctggcagattcccctgagaaaggacctcctctctcagggacgggcaggctctggcatccgcgcccagacctctggaacctccacgcctggtccctggacggacgctgaagagctagccggcttaccggcgaccgttgtgaatacaatcaaccaagccagagccccctctaccaggcacctttacgccctaaagtggcgcttgttcgcagattggtgttcttcccgagccgaagacccgcagagatgcacaattaggtcagtgcttctgttcctacaggagaggctggacaggaggctgtccccgtccaccctcaaggtgtatgttgccgctatcgccgcccaccacgatcctgtagactagggcacctccctagcagacatctgtagagccgcgggttgggcaacacccaacaccttcgcgaggttttacaacctccgcgttgagtcggttgcatctcgtggtttgtcaggtccgagcccgtagtactcggtaacacgtagaccgaccggccgggtggatcgcttgcacccagcgcccttttcctgacatcaaggtaaagtagtgcgccttcttcccagggcgccccactcgaAGTCGGGCctctggtcgattcctccccagccctccgggtccagcggttcagcggaggaactcgacgacccaagccactgcgggtaccctgatggctaccctgtactggtataggtgctccgcgaggtaaggcctcctgctcggactccccctgtgtgtaattccacggttctgtccccttacgagcggacccccgtgtctcccttaggcagttacagctgcctcggtcgccgtgctgtagcaactaccaactttcgaggctggatctaccaccgcaccatactttccacatgagccctaagaaaaagagcaggtgtggtctccgcagggtctgggtaagacccccttccctttatgcgtgtaagggccccggccgtgattgctctatgcgagaaacatagagagaaaagaggcccagccaggctggcccgttcccatgttggcaaacatcgccttgttcccctcccagggtaactagaaggactccgatgttcttatggggcattggggaagggtacgtgcagccaggtacagacgatgcacggcactggatgaaatccctgcccgcctctgtatcggcggttcacgtacatggttcagcacatggcaagattggaatgggtcccctagtgtcgcttctccgacacaatgtggagagagcgacagaaggggaacgtttggttacgtatgtaacctccgttccccgagggagggaacgacaggttgtgtctttcctccgccatgtcactgaaccgagccactgttgtggccagacaattccggctcctcagaaaaatcctgactaaacttccgtatttgccccgcttaaatacccgtatgtccgggggcggggtatgcaaatactgactgccaactcccattggcccttttcaataggtcagaggtgaatatcggcgcttaatagagacccctagtgtcgcttctccgacacaacgtgtcgtttcctccctcggggaacggaggttacgtacgtaaccaaacgatttctgttacacagggtatacgagcagacagaatcatgactgtaaatacagtcaggtccataaatattgggacatcgacacattCTGTCTTGTCAATATGTCAAACTACCTGTGCTTTTCAATATGCCTCGCATATTTTCTTAAATATGAGCACTTAAATGCCCCCCCCGgccattatttaaatataaattaatgaagTGTAATCAAACATATATCTACTCTAAATATATAAATTGCTTCTGTTggtcatatgtgttttttgtgtatgtgagtggctCAGCAAAAAGTCTGGGAATGGAATGTCAGAGGTACATGGATACTCACACATAAATGGCTTGCAGATGTTTCCTATTTACTTCTGTTGAAGCTAAAGAAGATATATGATGAGGCCCCTCTTAGTAAAGTGTTTTTACATAGTGTGAAAATTGCTCACAGGATGTAACTGAAGCCTTCTGGTTTAAAGATAAAGAAGATCGGTTGGGGCCCCAAAGATCTTTTTCTGCTCAAAACATGATAGAAACAGGATATAGGTTATTTTAGCCACGCCTTGTGAGACCTATGTAAGCTggtgcaaactcaagacatgttagttgttctgcaggcaactcagctttatggtctgataataaagtctattcttctgaaatcaaaaacttTCTTTGAGAGTGAGTGTTTCACAAAGTGGGCAGAAACCACAACACTACATCGTCCTTTATGGTAcaaagaatgtatttaagtacaccttcttctaaggattcagaGGCGTCAGCGTTTAAATCATCGACTCTTGATCAAAACTTATGGTTGTCATTTTGATCTTGTATAATTTTGATGttaatatttttgtacaaatgAATCATGTGATAttcaataaagctatgacattggtacatttagcattgtgctctttttatttattagaaacATCCATTTAATCACGACCTCGAATCAaatgatattaaaaaaaacacaatgatgaccacatgtgagagacataaaatgctgaacttgtttagctgaatattgaatgcgtGTTGAATTCCTTTTAGAAAGTCAAtgattgatacaggaaaacgaataaaatcaggactattaccgAAACTGTGAAAGAAAAATActgaaccatccttatttatgtaaatagCCAGC
The Xyrauchen texanus isolate HMW12.3.18 chromosome 14, RBS_HiC_50CHRs, whole genome shotgun sequence genome window above contains:
- the LOC127654598 gene encoding ladderlectin-like is translated as MEVIITLLLLFSTFSLGNTEVEDCPFGWIPFGEKCYKFFSPQVDWITAEKNCQSLDANLAPVRSQVENEFLLSLMPVSARCWVGGHDGVKDGQWLWSDGTTFDYTNWCSNEPSGGTENCLEINWTNKRCWNDLPFSTPMGYICAKRV